The Pseudomonadota bacterium genome includes a region encoding these proteins:
- a CDS encoding diguanylate cyclase, which yields MRDCIIWVRQWRTGWSVALALLFLAAGAAAVDAADERPDPARLRAILDQAREVSYTKSWQEAQAMLDELKPHVETFDLPELFDFHLLEARHLTLADRSREALERVGMLLAKPLDAGRRLRALQFGANVAVLLRDYEVAFDYLLEALSIESDVDEPTASIATFNMASYMFGKVGEHQRAIEYGQQAIEQALAHGDANDECIARQRVAPVYKWAGQIERAEAEYRQAIRVCSDIGNRLFAGVVEHGLADLLRRDGRLEEARQLALDAITALTESVFPLGEHEARLVLAETRYDLDLLDEDADSELADLAAYFRDAELWDQLSRLELLRARLAEGRGKPGRALGFYKQHMDVRERFLDRDRAMQLAYLEIAFDTRLKEQQIDLLEEGARVARLEAISARQQRQFRTVVLVLSAFVAVLLGILLFNAVRSRRHFQHLSRHDQLSGLANQAWFLDQAGQHLARARAEGGTVCLVVADIDHFKAINDRFGHLVGDDVLGQTARRLREAFGDEALIGRIGGEEFAVLLADVSTERVVESIRRFQLDDPARRRAGDPPVTLSFGVARSQPGDDLTRLRQRADRALYQAKRGGRDRYVISQEETASAP from the coding sequence ATGCGTGATTGCATCATCTGGGTGCGTCAGTGGCGGACAGGCTGGTCTGTTGCCCTGGCGCTGTTGTTTCTGGCTGCGGGAGCCGCAGCTGTTGACGCTGCCGATGAACGCCCGGATCCGGCCCGGCTGCGCGCCATTCTCGATCAAGCCCGCGAGGTCAGCTACACCAAGAGCTGGCAGGAAGCGCAGGCGATGCTCGACGAGCTCAAGCCGCATGTCGAGACCTTCGATTTGCCTGAGCTGTTCGATTTTCATTTGCTTGAGGCCCGCCACCTGACGCTGGCCGACCGATCAAGGGAGGCGCTTGAGCGGGTTGGTATGCTGCTCGCAAAGCCGCTGGATGCGGGCCGGCGCCTGCGCGCCCTTCAGTTCGGGGCCAATGTCGCTGTCCTGCTGCGCGACTATGAGGTTGCCTTCGACTACCTGCTTGAGGCGCTGTCGATCGAAAGTGACGTCGATGAGCCCACGGCCAGCATCGCCACGTTCAACATGGCCAGCTACATGTTCGGCAAGGTCGGTGAGCACCAGCGGGCGATCGAATACGGCCAACAGGCTATCGAACAAGCCCTGGCCCACGGCGATGCCAACGACGAGTGCATTGCCAGGCAGCGGGTTGCCCCGGTCTACAAGTGGGCCGGGCAGATCGAGCGTGCCGAAGCCGAGTACCGCCAGGCCATTCGCGTATGCAGCGATATCGGTAACAGGCTGTTTGCCGGCGTCGTTGAGCACGGCCTGGCGGACCTGCTGCGACGTGACGGGCGACTCGAGGAAGCGCGCCAGCTGGCGCTCGATGCAATCACGGCGCTCACAGAATCCGTTTTCCCGCTGGGTGAGCACGAGGCGCGCCTGGTGCTGGCCGAAACGCGCTATGACCTCGATCTGCTGGATGAGGACGCAGACAGTGAGCTGGCCGACCTGGCGGCGTACTTCCGCGATGCCGAGTTGTGGGATCAGCTGTCCCGACTGGAGCTGCTGCGCGCCCGGCTGGCTGAGGGTCGGGGGAAGCCCGGTCGCGCCCTGGGCTTCTACAAACAGCACATGGACGTGCGCGAGAGGTTTCTCGATCGCGATCGCGCGATGCAGCTGGCCTACCTCGAGATCGCATTCGACACGCGCCTGAAAGAGCAGCAGATCGATTTGCTCGAGGAAGGCGCTCGCGTCGCCCGGCTCGAGGCCATTAGCGCGCGTCAGCAGCGCCAGTTTCGCACGGTCGTGCTGGTGCTGTCGGCCTTCGTGGCCGTCTTGCTGGGCATTCTGCTGTTCAACGCGGTTCGCAGCCGGCGGCACTTCCAGCACTTGTCGCGCCACGATCAGCTCAGTGGGCTGGCCAACCAGGCCTGGTTTCTCGATCAGGCCGGTCAGCACCTGGCGCGCGCGCGGGCTGAAGGCGGCACGGTTTGCCTGGTGGTTGCCGACATCGATCACTTCAAGGCCATCAACGACCGCTTTGGTCATCTGGTGGGGGACGATGTGCTGGGGCAGACGGCGCGCCGGCTGCGCGAGGCCTTTGGCGATGAGGCGCTGATCGGACGGATCGGTGGCGAGGAGTTTGCCGTGCTGCTTGCGGACGTGTCGACCGAACGCGTGGTCGAGTCCATCCGGCGTTTCCAGCTTGACGACCCGGCAAGACGACGCGCTGGTGACCCGCCGGTGACGCTGAGTTTCGGAGTCGCCCGTTCACAGCCGGGTGACGACCTGACCCGTCTGCGCCAGCGCGCCGACCGGGCCCTCTACCAGGCCAAGCGGGGCGGTCGTGATCGCTACGTGATCAGTCAGGAGGAGACGGCTTCAGCGCCTTAG
- a CDS encoding ABC transporter permease translates to MTTLTARPVPARTARIAGAAWIVLAYLVAAAGVWLGLWGGDAMMISGGMWEAPSVQHWLGTNRLGQDVLSRALAGAATAFEVGLSVALGATAFGAVAGGIAGYFSQTWIDEIIQWCKGTLDAIPFYLFVAAVAFALQGHAAAMHLAMIATFWTTTARLVRAETQHIRQLDFIAAARVSGLKPWRVILRHILPNSAHIILVQATLTFVAAIKTEVILSFLGIGLHDTVSWGLMIAEAGQDILAGQYMNFIAASLALFGLIMAFNRLADDLQAALDPRTRMLALSRLV, encoded by the coding sequence ATGACCACGCTCACCGCCCGGCCAGTCCCTGCCCGGACCGCCCGGATTGCCGGCGCTGCCTGGATCGTTCTCGCCTACCTGGTCGCAGCCGCCGGGGTCTGGCTGGGCTTATGGGGCGGCGACGCCATGATGATCAGCGGCGGCATGTGGGAAGCGCCGTCAGTACAGCACTGGCTCGGCACCAATCGTCTCGGCCAGGACGTGCTGTCGCGCGCCCTGGCCGGAGCCGCTACCGCCTTCGAAGTCGGCCTGAGCGTGGCCCTGGGCGCAACCGCTTTCGGCGCAGTGGCCGGCGGCATTGCCGGCTATTTCAGCCAGACCTGGATCGACGAAATCATCCAGTGGTGCAAGGGCACCCTCGACGCGATACCGTTCTATCTGTTCGTTGCGGCGGTCGCGTTCGCCCTGCAGGGGCATGCCGCTGCCATGCATCTGGCCATGATCGCCACCTTCTGGACGACCACCGCGCGCCTGGTTCGAGCCGAGACCCAGCATATCCGGCAGCTTGATTTCATCGCCGCGGCGCGCGTGAGCGGACTGAAGCCGTGGCGCGTCATCCTGCGCCACATCCTGCCCAACAGCGCGCACATCATCCTGGTCCAGGCCACGCTGACCTTCGTGGCCGCCATCAAGACCGAAGTCATCCTCAGCTTCCTGGGTATCGGCCTGCACGACACAGTCAGCTGGGGCCTGATGATCGCGGAAGCCGGCCAGGATATCCTGGCCGGGCAGTACATGAATTTCATCGCGGCCTCGCTGGCACTGTTCGGCCTGATCATGGCCTTCAATCGTCTCGCCGACGATCTCCAGGCGGCACTTGATCCCCGAACACGAATGCTCGCGCTCAGCCGGCTGGTATGA
- a CDS encoding proline/glycine betaine ABC transporter permease has translation MDEWLKQFHLPIGKWVESGVVWIQDNLTPLLDGFAALIGFLTDSFEAGLMLVPAWLLSLVLIALAWWRVGWKFGLFALVSLAVIIGMGLWRETVQTLALVLAASTVALAAGIPIGIAMARNDLVESMIRPILDFMQTMPPFVYLIPAAIFFGLGKVPGAIATVVFAMPPAVRLTNLGIRQVSKEQIEAGLAFGCTRRQLLTKVQLPLAMPSIMAGVNQTIMLALSMVVIASMIGAGGLGNTVLTGIQRLNVGLGFEGGLGVVILAILLDRITQSFAPTQRR, from the coding sequence ATGGATGAATGGCTCAAACAGTTTCACCTGCCCATCGGCAAATGGGTCGAATCCGGCGTGGTCTGGATCCAGGATAATCTGACCCCGTTGCTGGACGGTTTTGCCGCCCTGATCGGCTTTCTGACCGATTCGTTCGAAGCCGGACTGATGCTGGTGCCTGCCTGGCTGCTCAGTCTGGTTCTGATTGCCTTGGCCTGGTGGCGGGTCGGCTGGAAATTCGGACTGTTTGCGCTGGTGTCGCTGGCCGTGATCATCGGCATGGGCCTGTGGCGGGAAACCGTCCAGACGCTGGCGCTGGTGCTGGCGGCCAGCACGGTGGCACTGGCCGCGGGCATCCCGATCGGCATCGCCATGGCGCGCAATGACCTGGTCGAGTCGATGATTCGTCCCATACTCGACTTCATGCAGACCATGCCGCCGTTCGTCTATCTGATCCCTGCAGCGATCTTCTTCGGGCTGGGCAAAGTGCCCGGCGCGATCGCCACGGTCGTTTTCGCCATGCCGCCCGCGGTGCGCCTGACCAACCTGGGTATCCGCCAGGTCAGCAAGGAACAGATCGAGGCGGGGCTTGCATTTGGCTGCACCCGTCGCCAGTTATTGACCAAGGTACAGCTTCCGCTGGCCATGCCCTCGATCATGGCCGGCGTGAACCAGACCATCATGCTGGCCCTGTCAATGGTGGTGATCGCCTCCATGATTGGCGCCGGTGGTCTGGGCAATACGGTGCTGACCGGCATTCAGCGGCTCAATGTCGGCCTGGGCTTCGAGGGCGGATTGGGCGTCGTCATTCTCGCCATTCTGCTTGACCGGATCACCCAGAGCTTCGCGCCGACGCAACGCCGCTGA
- a CDS encoding SOS response-associated peptidase: MCGRGGLDYSWQTVYRYLDIPGEPPSGGMSAYNVAPSSRRGGEIHWTRLPVVLDGDSGREIRTMIWPLIPPWLKGDLPKFSTANCRSEPDQPFSQTVAKKPSFRNAWRRARRCLVPFSWFYEWDQRTQPKQPWRVMPASAPLLILAGLWERSPSARGESRESFTLVTTGPNRLLTKIGHHRAPVVLDADQWSTWLSGDETAAESVVRPPADGALTAEPVTRRVNNPGYQGDDLRPVCRA; the protein is encoded by the coding sequence ATGTGCGGCCGAGGCGGTCTTGATTATTCCTGGCAGACGGTTTACCGCTATCTTGACATTCCGGGTGAACCGCCATCGGGCGGCATGTCGGCCTACAACGTTGCGCCTTCGAGCCGGCGCGGCGGTGAGATTCACTGGACCCGGCTTCCCGTGGTGCTCGATGGCGACAGCGGGCGCGAAATCCGGACGATGATCTGGCCGCTGATCCCGCCCTGGCTGAAAGGCGACCTGCCGAAATTCTCGACCGCCAACTGCCGCTCCGAGCCGGATCAGCCCTTCTCGCAAACGGTGGCGAAGAAACCGAGTTTCCGCAATGCGTGGCGGCGCGCCCGGCGCTGTCTGGTGCCGTTTTCCTGGTTCTACGAGTGGGACCAGCGCACGCAACCCAAGCAGCCCTGGCGGGTCATGCCGGCCAGCGCGCCGCTGCTCATCCTGGCCGGATTGTGGGAGCGTTCGCCGAGCGCCCGCGGCGAGTCGCGCGAGTCATTTACGCTGGTCACCACTGGGCCCAACCGGTTGCTGACGAAGATCGGCCATCATCGTGCCCCGGTCGTGCTAGACGCGGATCAGTGGTCAACCTGGTTATCAGGCGATGAGACTGCGGCCGAATCGGTCGTTCGTCCGCCAGCAGACGGTGCACTGACAGCCGAGCCAGTGACCCGCCGGGTCAACAACCCCGGTTACCAGGGTGACGATCTGAGGCCGGTGTGCCGAGCCTGA
- a CDS encoding DUF1232 domain-containing protein, with protein sequence MSLRITLDFTEKDLERFRDMARKAMANTRERPPEVIVKGARKLLRQAEDSDTVSDFIRGRLDQLRVLIDMLEDEGWGMQEVGRKRVLAALAYFNNPEDLIPDNVPGLGFLDDAIMIELMCRELKPEIDAYQDFVKYRSAEAQRRGMAPEDLNRGDFLKSREQALLSRMRRRRRRGSGGGGGSRKSPLSLF encoded by the coding sequence ATGAGCCTGCGAATTACGCTGGATTTCACCGAAAAGGACCTTGAACGCTTCCGTGACATGGCTCGCAAGGCGATGGCGAACACCCGCGAACGTCCGCCGGAAGTCATCGTCAAAGGCGCCCGCAAGCTGCTGCGGCAAGCCGAGGACAGCGACACGGTCAGCGACTTCATTCGCGGACGCCTCGACCAGCTCCGGGTGCTGATCGACATGCTTGAGGACGAAGGCTGGGGTATGCAGGAGGTGGGGCGCAAGCGCGTGCTGGCCGCACTGGCTTACTTCAACAACCCCGAAGACCTGATCCCCGACAACGTACCGGGCCTGGGCTTTCTCGACGACGCCATCATGATCGAGCTGATGTGCCGCGAACTCAAGCCGGAAATCGATGCCTACCAGGACTTCGTCAAGTACCGTTCGGCCGAAGCACAGCGGCGCGGCATGGCCCCGGAAGATCTCAACCGGGGGGATTTTCTGAAGTCTCGCGAACAGGCACTGCTGTCGCGCATGCGTCGGCGGCGACGGCGGGGCAGCGGCGGTGGCGGTGGCAGCAGGAAATCACCGCTGTCGCTGTTCTGA
- a CDS encoding GNAT family N-acetyltransferase codes for MRFRESGVVNDLLWTTQRYDELTLDRLYAILAARAAVFVVEQACAYQDLDGLDRDSLHVAAWAPARTIMAYARITPPGTRFGEPSIGRVLTTAAVRREGLGRVLMQRCLAEAACRYPGQSIRISAQQYLEHFYRQLGFRTVRGPYSEDGIPHLEMLCDRDSEQRQR; via the coding sequence ATGCGTTTTCGGGAATCAGGTGTCGTGAACGATCTTCTGTGGACGACGCAGCGCTACGACGAGTTGACGCTCGATCGTCTCTACGCCATTCTGGCTGCGCGTGCGGCCGTGTTTGTGGTCGAACAGGCGTGTGCCTACCAGGATCTGGACGGTCTCGATCGGGACAGCCTGCACGTTGCGGCCTGGGCGCCGGCCCGCACGATCATGGCCTACGCGCGCATTACGCCCCCTGGAACACGCTTTGGAGAACCCTCGATCGGCCGCGTCCTGACGACGGCCGCTGTCCGTCGCGAGGGACTTGGCCGGGTGCTCATGCAGCGCTGTCTGGCAGAAGCGGCTTGTCGCTACCCCGGTCAGTCGATCCGCATTTCCGCCCAGCAGTATCTGGAGCACTTCTATCGTCAGCTGGGTTTTCGAACGGTTCGTGGCCCCTATTCCGAGGACGGCATCCCACATCTGGAAATGCTTTGCGACCGCGATTCAGAACAGCGACAGCGGTGA
- a CDS encoding SET domain-containing protein — MKKRFDNNARVYVAPSTIHGRGLFARRRIQRDEYIGTYSGRPTRTDGMHVLWLWNDDAECWEGIDGDNEMRFLNHSRSPNADWWGDELYAIRTISRDEEITFDYGWDSDEG; from the coding sequence ATGAAAAAACGCTTCGACAACAACGCCCGGGTCTACGTTGCACCGTCGACCATCCACGGCCGCGGCCTGTTCGCCCGGCGGCGGATTCAGCGCGATGAGTACATCGGCACCTATAGCGGTCGACCGACCCGCACCGACGGCATGCACGTGCTGTGGCTGTGGAACGATGATGCCGAATGCTGGGAGGGTATCGACGGCGACAACGAAATGCGCTTTCTTAACCACTCCAGGTCACCCAACGCCGACTGGTGGGGCGACGAGCTCTACGCCATCCGCACCATTTCCCGGGACGAGGAAATCACCTTCGACTACGGCTGGGACAGCGACGAAGGCTGA
- a CDS encoding glycine betaine ABC transporter substrate-binding protein → MRGNITKLLITLGLATALAAPLQADSVKIGWTAWSDAEFVTKLAARVLEERMGQEVELIQTDIAPQYQGLAQGDIDVMLMSWLPSTHEDYMDSVGADVVNLGILYGYARLGWAVPTYIPEDELSSIEDLKNDSVRDRLDGTITGIDPGAGLTRLSKQAIEDYGLDNYELQISSGAGMTAALARAVRRDEWIVVTGWSPHWKFGAHDLRYLDDPKGVLGSYERVHALARQGFYQENPEAALFLARMHLDLDELQNAMFYAQENSYEEAVDRFIDDHEGLIDYWVTGRIN, encoded by the coding sequence ATGCGAGGGAACATTACCAAGTTACTGATCACACTCGGCCTGGCCACGGCGCTGGCTGCGCCGTTGCAGGCAGACAGCGTCAAGATCGGCTGGACCGCCTGGTCCGATGCCGAATTTGTCACCAAGTTGGCTGCGCGGGTGCTGGAAGAGCGCATGGGCCAGGAGGTCGAACTCATCCAGACCGATATTGCACCCCAGTACCAGGGCCTGGCCCAGGGCGATATCGACGTCATGCTGATGTCCTGGCTGCCGTCGACCCACGAAGACTACATGGACAGCGTCGGGGCCGATGTTGTCAACCTGGGTATTCTCTACGGCTATGCGCGACTCGGCTGGGCGGTGCCGACCTACATCCCTGAAGACGAGTTGTCGTCGATCGAGGACCTGAAAAACGACAGCGTGCGCGACAGACTCGACGGCACGATCACCGGAATTGATCCGGGCGCCGGTCTGACGCGACTGTCCAAGCAGGCCATCGAGGACTATGGACTCGACAACTACGAGCTGCAGATTTCCAGCGGCGCCGGCATGACGGCCGCGCTGGCGCGGGCTGTTCGCCGCGATGAGTGGATCGTTGTCACCGGCTGGAGTCCGCACTGGAAGTTCGGCGCGCACGACCTGCGCTACCTGGACGATCCCAAAGGCGTCCTGGGCAGCTACGAACGGGTCCACGCGTTGGCTCGCCAGGGCTTTTACCAGGAAAACCCCGAAGCGGCGCTGTTCCTTGCGCGCATGCATCTGGATCTCGACGAGCTCCAGAACGCCATGTTCTACGCCCAGGAAAACAGCTACGAAGAAGCGGTTGATCGTTTCATCGATGACCATGAAGGCCTGATCGACTACTGGGTGACCGGACGCATTAACTGA
- a CDS encoding diguanylate cyclase, whose product MIMLTGLAGAVEPIDVTDQGAPFFDVFGPQDGLSEEIWSAVGLDAGGFIWAGSASGLARFDGYRWQTREVPGASSLVRDLLLDDDGVLWALFESDGLARYDGQRWTLEQHFPAMRHLFALERSDGGWDLWLSYGHGLARLENGRWMPDAGNGPDTRDVIATVRTEQLLGRPLQWLARYNGGGLWHRDVLDNDRYGPWQRAALPIVQDMALNSLAVSHDLGREELWIISYSTGLARLDESGLTLWRAFDACPDLSGATAASRYDCKPATLPTEAIYRAVATVNGDGRRRLWLATRAGLVHIRGDEIGVYDRSHGLPASAVRGLMTHRVNGLPVLWMATEAGLARATLADPPWRTVSLLGSRDNGIFGVLIEPDGKGSERLWAGSSQRGLALLESGGWRRFQRGDGGMPDNNVRALWRVTGPDDTSWRLVSFTDHGLYRLHDDLSFEALLQPAADAGAPGYVDAVLSRQHDREHELWVGSFGNGVYRLRDGRWTRFAEPGGQSIWRVNHLLEQIDIRGRSWLWAFSHEGLARFDGMSWEAVEVTGKAWPGDSVLLHASLQTLPSGQQLWIGTVGNGVIRVDVTDPARPVAMSDQRVPLAPDPIVYSVLADSRGVIYVCTNNGVQRLTPQTDGSYSQRVYRRSDGLVHDECNSNSQLVDRRDRYWAGTLGGLSLFDPGERRRQTILLPKPLHFTELVVDGRSVQLPAGPEIRLPPGTRELRLEYALLAGLRERESLYRSHLEGFEQQPTDWTPINTRSFSGLAPGRYRFEVEAMDANATPAEPQRLTLVLEPHWWQRRSVQLMLGGALVLAVVGGVRGYNAGLRRRQRQLRIEVAARTQQLQQANLRLTELSFQDPLTGLANRRRLIGTLSDELDRARQQDKALGLVMIDVDHFKRYNDRQGHVAGDVALRAIATALEDATRPRDLVGRLGGEEFACLVVDADSEVVKSIAERMRRQVAELTPRDLGNERDRLTISAGVLVRVPRPGEAANNMLSDCDRALYRAKHEGRNRVCVFGPVDAVVSAHESESRGL is encoded by the coding sequence ATGATCATGCTGACCGGTCTTGCCGGAGCGGTCGAACCGATCGATGTCACCGACCAGGGGGCGCCATTTTTTGATGTCTTCGGACCTCAGGACGGGCTGTCGGAGGAAATCTGGAGCGCAGTTGGCCTGGATGCCGGCGGTTTCATCTGGGCCGGATCGGCTTCGGGGTTGGCGCGTTTTGATGGTTACCGCTGGCAGACCCGGGAGGTGCCAGGCGCTTCCAGCCTGGTTCGCGACCTGCTGCTCGACGATGACGGTGTGCTGTGGGCGCTGTTTGAAAGCGACGGACTGGCGCGCTACGACGGCCAGCGCTGGACGCTTGAGCAGCACTTCCCCGCCATGCGCCATTTGTTTGCCCTGGAGCGTTCCGATGGCGGGTGGGACTTATGGTTGAGTTATGGCCACGGGCTGGCGCGCCTCGAAAACGGACGCTGGATGCCGGATGCCGGCAACGGACCGGACACGCGTGACGTCATCGCGACGGTGCGTACCGAGCAGCTGCTGGGTCGGCCGCTGCAGTGGCTGGCGCGCTACAACGGTGGCGGACTCTGGCATCGTGATGTTCTGGACAATGACCGCTACGGCCCGTGGCAGCGCGCGGCGCTGCCAATTGTCCAGGACATGGCGCTCAACAGTCTGGCAGTCTCGCACGACCTCGGGCGCGAGGAGCTCTGGATCATCAGCTACTCCACCGGGCTGGCCCGTCTCGATGAGTCCGGGCTCACGCTCTGGCGCGCTTTTGATGCCTGCCCCGATCTGTCCGGAGCCACGGCCGCGAGCCGCTATGACTGCAAACCGGCAACGCTGCCGACCGAGGCCATCTACCGGGCCGTGGCGACGGTCAATGGCGACGGCAGGCGGCGCCTGTGGCTGGCGACCCGGGCCGGTCTGGTGCATATTCGCGGCGATGAGATCGGAGTCTATGACCGCAGTCACGGGCTGCCCGCCAGTGCGGTGCGTGGGCTGATGACCCATCGGGTCAATGGTCTGCCCGTTCTGTGGATGGCAACCGAGGCGGGTCTGGCCCGGGCAACGCTGGCCGACCCACCCTGGCGAACGGTGAGTTTGCTTGGATCACGTGACAACGGCATATTCGGGGTCCTGATCGAGCCGGATGGCAAAGGGTCCGAAAGGCTTTGGGCTGGTTCATCCCAGCGTGGTCTGGCGCTGCTCGAGTCGGGAGGCTGGCGGCGTTTCCAGCGTGGCGATGGCGGTATGCCCGACAACAATGTGCGTGCCCTGTGGCGGGTGACGGGCCCGGACGATACCAGCTGGCGGCTGGTCAGCTTTACCGATCACGGACTGTATCGGCTTCACGACGACCTGAGCTTCGAGGCGCTGCTGCAGCCTGCCGCCGATGCAGGTGCCCCGGGTTACGTCGACGCCGTGCTGTCGCGACAGCACGACCGGGAGCACGAACTTTGGGTCGGCAGTTTTGGCAACGGCGTATATCGTCTGCGTGACGGGCGGTGGACCCGCTTTGCCGAGCCCGGTGGTCAGTCGATATGGCGCGTCAATCATCTGCTCGAGCAGATCGATATCCGCGGCCGGTCATGGCTGTGGGCCTTCTCACACGAGGGTCTGGCCCGGTTCGACGGGATGAGCTGGGAGGCGGTTGAAGTCACCGGCAAGGCGTGGCCGGGCGACAGTGTCCTCCTGCACGCCAGCCTGCAGACCCTGCCGTCGGGACAGCAGCTGTGGATCGGCACGGTCGGCAACGGCGTTATCCGGGTGGACGTGACCGACCCGGCCAGGCCGGTGGCGATGAGCGATCAGCGCGTGCCGCTGGCGCCCGACCCGATTGTCTACAGCGTGCTGGCCGACAGTCGCGGAGTGATCTATGTGTGCACCAACAACGGCGTGCAGCGATTGACGCCGCAGACTGACGGCTCCTACAGCCAGCGCGTCTACCGGCGCAGCGACGGCCTGGTGCACGATGAATGTAATTCCAACAGCCAGCTTGTGGATCGCCGTGATCGCTACTGGGCCGGTACGCTGGGCGGACTGAGTCTGTTCGACCCCGGCGAGCGTCGCCGCCAGACGATCCTGCTGCCCAAGCCGCTGCATTTTACGGAACTGGTCGTCGATGGCCGGTCCGTGCAGCTTCCGGCCGGCCCCGAGATCCGCCTGCCGCCGGGCACGCGCGAGCTGCGCCTGGAGTATGCGCTTTTGGCCGGCCTGCGCGAGCGCGAGTCGCTGTATCGTTCGCACCTGGAGGGATTTGAGCAGCAGCCGACGGACTGGACGCCAATCAACACTCGTTCCTTCTCCGGTCTTGCGCCCGGCCGCTACCGGTTCGAGGTCGAAGCCATGGATGCCAACGCGACGCCGGCGGAGCCACAGCGGCTGACGCTTGTTCTCGAGCCGCACTGGTGGCAGCGCCGCTCGGTGCAGCTGATGCTTGGCGGAGCGCTGGTGCTGGCCGTGGTCGGTGGTGTGAGGGGCTACAACGCCGGTTTGCGGCGTCGTCAGCGCCAGCTCAGGATCGAAGTGGCGGCACGTACACAGCAGCTCCAACAGGCCAATCTTCGCCTGACCGAGCTGTCGTTTCAGGATCCACTGACCGGTCTGGCCAATCGGCGGCGGCTGATCGGCACCCTGTCCGATGAACTGGACCGCGCCCGGCAGCAGGACAAGGCACTCGGGCTGGTCATGATCGATGTCGATCATTTCAAGCGCTACAACGATCGCCAGGGACACGTGGCCGGCGATGTGGCACTGCGCGCCATCGCCACAGCCCTGGAAGATGCCACCCGGCCCAGGGATCTGGTCGGCCGGCTTGGCGGCGAGGAGTTCGCCTGCCTGGTGGTCGATGCCGATAGCGAGGTGGTGAAGTCAATCGCCGAGCGAATGCGCCGTCAGGTGGCTGAACTGACACCGCGTGATCTGGGAAACGAGCGCGATCGGCTGACCATCAGCGCCGGTGTGCTGGTGCGCGTGCCCCGGCCGGGTGAGGCGGCCAACAACATGCTGTCGGACTGTGACCGGGCGCTGTACCGGGCCAAGCATGAAGGGCGCAATCGCGTCTGCGTGTTCGGGCCGGTCGACGCCGTGGTCTCGGCGCATGAAAGCGAATCCCGTGGGCTCTGA
- a CDS encoding ABC transporter permease encodes MAPRRLTGYLAVRLAGAVPLLLGVTLLSFTLTVYFGPDPVYTLLGRNPSPAEIEQLQQQLGQDRPFVQRYVSYLARLLTLDLGHSEASGEPVRNLLWRTLPVSLMLLTPGFVLGLGLALLLAMTAAWHRYSRLDRAITHLSSFGMSLSFVIIILACQAVLGVGLGWFPVYGWEVNGPLSYLHHVSLPTLAMVLANLGYNVRFFRAVMVEALSAAPVRTARALGFGARQIMAHYVLRAALLPIVTRVVYAVPLLIVSGSLLIESHFGIPGIGRITYNAILSGDQPVLMAVLGLASVLFVLALTLVDGLSRLIDPRLAPR; translated from the coding sequence ATGGCACCGCGACGGCTGACCGGCTACCTTGCCGTTCGGCTGGCCGGGGCCGTTCCACTCCTGCTCGGCGTGACGCTGCTCAGCTTTACGCTGACCGTGTATTTCGGCCCTGATCCGGTCTACACCCTCCTCGGGCGCAACCCGTCGCCGGCAGAGATCGAGCAGCTGCAGCAACAGCTCGGCCAGGATCGGCCCTTCGTGCAGCGCTACGTCAGCTACCTGGCGCGTCTGCTCACCCTGGATCTGGGCCATTCCGAGGCCAGCGGCGAGCCGGTACGAAACCTCCTGTGGCGCACCTTGCCGGTTTCGCTGATGCTGCTGACACCCGGTTTCGTGCTGGGCCTTGGCCTTGCCCTGTTGCTGGCCATGACCGCCGCGTGGCATCGCTACAGTCGCCTCGACCGGGCCATCACCCACCTGTCTTCGTTCGGGATGAGCCTGTCGTTTGTCATCATCATTCTGGCCTGCCAGGCCGTCCTCGGGGTCGGGTTGGGCTGGTTTCCCGTCTACGGCTGGGAGGTCAACGGACCACTGAGCTACCTGCATCACGTCAGCCTGCCCACGCTGGCCATGGTACTGGCCAACCTCGGCTACAACGTTCGATTCTTCCGCGCCGTGATGGTCGAGGCGCTGTCTGCCGCGCCGGTGCGTACTGCCCGTGCGCTGGGTTTCGGAGCCCGCCAGATCATGGCGCACTATGTCCTGCGCGCCGCGTTGCTGCCCATCGTCACCCGCGTGGTGTACGCCGTGCCCCTGCTGATCGTTTCCGGCAGCCTGCTGATCGAGAGCCATTTTGGCATCCCGGGTATCGGCCGGATCACCTATAACGCCATTCTGTCCGGCGACCAGCCGGTCCTGATGGCCGTGCTCGGCCTGGCCAGCGTCCTGTTCGTTCTGGCCCTGACGCTGGTCGACGGACTGAGCCGGCTGATCGATCCGAGGCTGGCACCAAGATGA